The segment AACAGATTTCAATATTTCGTTCCCGTAGTGCTATCAAAACATCGGCGGCAACTTGAACATTTTCCATTAAAATGCTTTCTGTAATTTCTACTTTTAAGGCATTATTATCTATTTCAGTCTTGCTTAAGATACGATCAATCGTACCCAAAAGACTTGCATCTCTTAGTTGCTTACTAGAGAGATTAACACTCATTTTCAGAGACTCATAATTTCTATATTGCGTTTGCCAAATTTTCAATTGTTGGGCAGCTTGTTCAAGAATCCATTCTCCTATGGGCACAATTAACCCCGTTTCTTCAGCAATGGGAATAAACCTTGCGGGAGGGACTAACCCTTGTTGGGGATGTTGCCAACGGATTAACGCCTCAAACCCTGTTAAGGTATCATGTTGAAGAGAAATAATCGGTTGATAATAGACCAAAAATTCCTGACGCTCGATCGCCCGTCGCAGATCGGTTTCTAATTGTAAACGACTGACTGCCGAAGCGTGCATCTGTTGGTCAAAAATAGCATAACAAGCTTTTCCTCCGGCTTTTGCCCGATACATCGCTGTATCTGCATCGCGCAAAATCTCCGAAGCTGCTTCATATTCCCCATTACTCAAAGCAATGCCAATACTGGTATTGGTGAAAATCTCTTGGCCTTCTAAATTAAAGGGACGAGTTAAGTCTTTATGAATGCGTTCGGCAATTTTAATGGCATCTTTAACATCATGAATCTCTTCAAGTAATATAGTAAACTCATCGCCCCCTAGGCGTGCTAAGGTATCATCAGCCCGTAAGGATTTTTGCAGACGACGGGCAATTTCTCGTAATAATTCGTCCCCTAGGGCGTGACCTAAACTGTCATTAATGACTTTAAATTCATCGAGGTCAAGAAACAGTACGGCAAATAAAGGGTCAGAATAGCGTCTACGCCGCTCTAAAGCGTGTTCTAAACGATCCATAAACAGCAGTCGATTAGGCAATTGGGTGAGAGTATCATGGGTAGCGTTGTATTGTAGCTGTTCTTCGGCTTGCTTTCGTTCGGTGATATCGCTATTAATTCCATCGATCCGCAAGGATTTTCCTTGCTCATCATAGACCAATCGACTGCGACTATGGAGCCAACGAGTTTCACCATCGGGGCGGATAATGCGATAGTGAACTTCTGTACTGCCTTTATCCTCTAGGAGTTTCAGGTGGTGGGAAACTAACTCTTGATCTTCCGGGTGAACCATACATAACCATAGATGAGGATCACGGAAAAAATCCTCCATCGGTCGTCCGTAAACCAGTTGAATGGCCGGGTTAAGATAAAGAGACTGTCGGGTTTTGGGATCGGCTGACCAGATGACATCTTGCAGGGAATTTAAAATCCCTTCTAAGCGTTTTTCGCTGTCATAGAGGGCTTGTTCTGTGCGCTTACGTTTGGTAATATCCGTAATTAGTCCTAGAGTACCCATATAATCGCCTTCAGGATTGAAGAGGGCATTGGTAGAGACGATCGCCCATAATTCACTGCCATCTTGACGGCGTAATTTCAGATCGTGGGTTCCTGGCAAAGATTGCTCGGTTTTTTGACCTGATTTTTCCACTAAGGACAGTTGTGCTGCATCAATAAAGGTTAAAAGACTCATCCCCATCATTTTATCGACGGTGTAGCCTAAAATCTCTGACATTTGGTGGTTAACAAAGGTGATTTTGTTATGGTGATCGCTGATCCAGATGCCTTCGTTGGTGGTTTCGACAATTTTGCGGTATTTTTCTTCACTTTCAGCCAGTTTTTGGTTGGCTTGATAACTGTCGGTGATATTTCTCAGGGAAATTAAATAGCCCTTTTCTCCTTCCCAGGTAATCTCAGCACTCCGCATTTCAGCAACAATTAGGGTATTCCTTGACGGTTGAATGCAAATTTCGGTAATTTTATCAACGACTATGGGTAATCCAAAAGGATGCTCTAGGAGTTCGGTTTCTGAACGGACGAAAAGCTCTTGGGCGGCTAAGTTGACAAAGCGGATATTTCCCTCTAGATTGACAACAATGAGTCCATCAGAAATGGTTGTAACAATCTGTCTAAAGCGTTCCTCGCTGTCTTTTAAGGCAATTTCTATCTTTTTCTCTTCTGTGATATCTCGTGCAACGGCATAGATTAACTTTTCTTCCATATAGGGGGCTGAAGTCCACGATAACCAACGATAGGAGCCATCTCGACAACGATAGCGGTTCTCAAAATGGATTGTCTCTTTTCCTTGTCTTAAGTTGGCTAATTCTGCTAGGCTTGTTGATCGGTCATCGGGATGAATAAATTCGATAAAGGGTTGAGCGAGTAATTCTCTGGACGAATAACCCAAAATTCTTTCAAAAACTGGATTTAAGGTCTTGAAATAGCCGTCAAATCCAGCAATGCACAGCAGATCTAAAGACATTACGAAGAAGCGATCGCGGTGTCTTTCTGTCTCTTGGCGATCACTAATAGCATTGATAATCACAATAAAATACTGGGGTTTTTTGGCTTGATCTTTCATCACAGAAACCGTGACTTGACCCCAAATGATTGAGCCATCTTTTTTGACATATCGTTTCTCTCTGGAGAAAGCTTCACAGGAATTTTTTAATAATTGATTGAGCCATTGACTATCTGATAGACGTTCTTCAGGATGAGTAATTTTAGACAATTGTAACTTGATTAATTCTTGTGATGTATAGCCTATTAGATCACAAAAAGCTTGATTAACTTGTACGAATTTACCTTGTAAATTGACTAAAGCAATAGCAACTTTAGCTTGATTAAAAATATTTTGAAAATGGGGGTTAACCCTCTTTAATTCTTGATGACTAGGCTGGATATTCATCCTTCGCATTTGCTGTTCTTGTTTCAATTGTTTTTTAACGTTGGTGTTTAAGGTCATTTCTGGCTTGAGCTTCCAGGGAGCTTGCTGCCACTCTTTTTGACAATTTTTTAAGGATTTTTCAGACGTTTCTAAGGATTTTTCAGACGTTTCTAAGGATCTTATTGACGAAACACTATCTTTTTTACCGTCTATCTTATCTTTGATTAAATAGGCGATAATTCCTATCAATAAACTTCCTAAACTCAAGCCAATGAGTTCTGGAACAGCTAATTGATTAACCATATACTTTGACCATCCACTGGTAACAAAAATTAGGGAACAAAATCCAGGGATAAGATACTCCTAGGGTTAATTTTTGGTAGGCTAATCTTTTTTCTATTGATTAACTAGAGTCAAGGGGGGTTAGATTCTGGTGATTGAGTTGATTTCAATCACAAAATCTCTCATTTAGATAATGTCTTTTTGGACAATTGATCTATATTCAAAGCAGGTTTTTGGTACAAATAGATAGGACTAGCATCCTTTTCTATTATAATGATTCAGGTCATTTTTGTAAAAATCTTATCGTTTGATATGATTTCGTTAAGAAATTGGAGATAGACAACAGGCAACTCGAATCATCTTTTCATCGTCGAATCAGCTTTCATGGCAAAATTTTTCTTAACTCTTGTTTACACTGTAAGCTTGTTGTTATTCCCTGACCTCTCTAACAATAGATTGACTTCTATAATAGATTGGACAACATCCCGAGAAAAAGTATCAACAGGGGCAATATGACCGCTCACTGGGGCGGTTTTTTGAGGCATAGGACTAGCGGCTAAGACAATATGTCCCTCCCCTGCTGCTAACCCGTAGGTAGGATCATAACCGCGCCAACCCCCGCCGGGTAAATAAACTTCTACCCAAGCGTGTAAGTCCCGTTGTTCTTGATCGCGATCGCCTTCTTGATACCCGCTAACAAATCTTGTTCCCAAACCGACAACCCGACAAATATCCATAAACAAAACTGTCAGATCCCGACAAGATGCTTTTTTTTGTTTCCAAGTCATTATCGGTTGCCAAGGATCTCCCGTTTCTCGAACAATGTACTCAAAAGTCTGATAAAGGCGTTGATTTAAGGTTAAAAGAAAATTTAAAGGGTTTCCTTGGGTTTCATCAAGGATATCATGAGCAAATTCTATAATGGGAGTAGGTAAAGCCAGACTATAGGGTTTAAAATAAGGTTGCAGTTGATTAAGGATAGAACTCGGATAATCAATGGGTAATTTTGTTGCCCAAGGTTCTAAAAGATAATTAAATGGGTTAGTTAGAGCGGTTTTTACCTCAGCTTCAATGGTAATGCTTAATTGTTCTGTTGCTTCAGTAAACCAAACTTTAACTACATTATTGCCATCTAAATCAATAATTTGAGAGATCCCTATTGGCTGCGGATCAAGGGTAAGAGAAAAATTGAGTAATTGTTGCTGACTATCACAACGCGGTCTTAGTCTCAAGGTATGGGGTTTGAGAAAAACGGGCTGATTATAACGATAAATCGTTTTATGGTGAATTTGATAGTTCACGGGATAAGGCAGGGGTGTTTTGGTTTGTAGCAAGCTCTTTAGAGCTTATTATAGGGCTAAAGCCTCAACTACAAACCTCGCTATACGCTTGAGGGAATGTTAATCTTCAGGATACCCCAACGGGGACTAATAACTGAATATTAGAAAATCCAAATTGTTTAGTGATTTTTTGTCCGTGATCTTCCGTTTCTATAACACGGCTAGTCAGGATATAATAATCACCTACTTTTTCGTAATTATCCTCAAAATAACTTCTTGGGGCTTTCACTTCTCCCGTTTTGGGGTCGTGGTAGATAGAGTCATAGCGATGAGACAGATAGCCTTCTCCCGTGTCATGACTGCTAAAGGTATCAATAGTCACCACAACGCCGTGGATATGGCGATGAACGTGACAAACTTCATTGTTGCGAAGTTTGTAACTATCCCCTTCTGACTTACCCCCTAGTAAAATTTCTATGGCTCCCGTTTCATCAGTTTTGCCGTAGCGAAAAGTATTTTGTCCGTGGGTATCTTCAAAGGAACGGCGAATGCGATGGATAGCAATTTCCCATAACTGTCCGTGAATTTCCTTTTTAACGTCAGGATCATCGATATTAAACACTTCAGCACTGAGATCTTGATTTACCTGTACTTCACCTGTAAATACTTGATCTCCTCGATTATAAGTAATATCAGCCTTGTACCCTGGAAAATTTTGATTCCAAGTGTAGCGGTTTTCGTAGGCAGCGCGAAAGAGGTCTTTAGCTTCCATTGTCTCGATCATCTAAGTTTAATCCCTGATAGTCTCTTAGAATAGTTTACCTAAAATGTCCGATGAATGCCCCCGCTCTGAGTATGGGACAAAAAATGAAATGGGGGTTGCACGATATAACACCAATGAGCCATTTTTTAGAGAAAGACTAGCTAATTTATCTTCAATTTTTTGTTGGTTTGTGCTTCGCCAACTTCAACGCCGACAACAGCAGAATCGTACCCAAAATTAAGTACAACAGGGAACTGGATACATACCTTAAAAGATTACTACCAATAAACGCACCCAAAATTGAGCCAAATGCCATTGAACCGATAAACTCTTGTTCTGGTTTAACTTCCTTAAGTCTTTGCTTGCTTCTATACTTGAATAGACCCATCACAATGGTTGGAATACTGATCGCAAGGCTTAAACTTCCTGCCAACTTGATATCCACTGCAAACAGCAAAATGATTGTTGGGATGATTAACTCACCACCTGCCACACCCAACATACTGCTGAAGATACCAATGATCATTCCCGCTAAGAATCCAAAACTGATTCTTAAAAGACTCGGCAGTTGAAAACTTCCCAGACTAAAGATGAGATTATGCCCTATCAGTACAACGCTGAGAAAAATTAGAAAAACTACGACCACTCGATTTAAGGCTCGTTCATTGATTCGAGTTGCATAATGAACGCCAACATAAGAGCCAATCAGAGAGCCTGCCAAAATATTGATGATGACTGCCCAGTTTGCAACTACATTCTCCATCCCCACAACGCCGCTCCGAAAGACAAATGAAAATGTCACTGTGACGAGGCTAACGATGAGATTAATAATAATTGCTTGCAGGGTTCGATAGTTGAAAAAGCTCACTAGAACGGGGAGGCGAAACTCTGCACCTCCCAAACCAATGAGTCCACCGAGAACCCCAACCAAAGCCCCCCAAGCAAAAGCCCAGATATTTCGCTTTCCGATCTTCACACCTTACTTCTTTTCTGTCATTTTCTGTCATTTTAGGATATTTTAACTAAGGCAAGCCATTTCATCTGAAGATTTTAAACATCTCGATAAAGAGGCGAACGCCATTAGTAACTAATTTGCAACGTCACGGAAGCGGTAACGGTTTGTTCTCCGCCGATAACGGGTGTGCTAACATCAGCCATCGATGCTGCTTTAAAGGAGGCTTGCAAGGGTTGAGGGGGAGGGGTATTGGCTCCATTGACTTGAATACTAATAATATCTTGTGCCTTTAAATTTAGGGCATTAAAAACAGCTTCAGCCTGCTGTTGTGCGTCTTGGGTAGCTTGACGGAGAGCTTCTTTTTGAGCAGCAGAAATAGCGGTTTCTGTGGCAGTAAAACTCACCCCATCAATGCGGGTGGCTCCTTTTTTGACGGCTTCATCCAATAACGCGCCAACTTGCTCGGTAGGAAGACGAAAACTGACGGTATTGATGCCAATATAACCTAACAATGTTCTTTGATTGTTGTTGTATTGATAGTTGGGTTGGAGTTGTAGTCCTGTTGTTTCTAATCTTTCAACATTACGCGATCGCAGAAAATTCACCACCGCAGCCGTTCGGTTAGCCACTTCTTGTTGGACTTCGGCGGCGGTTTTTCCCTGAATTTCTACCCCAAGCTGGACTTGGGTTAGGGTGGTGGGTATTCTTTCTATCCCTTGTCCAGTGACGGTTAAGGTTTTGATCATTTTTTCTTGGGCAATGGCCGGAGCGATCGCCATTAAACTGAGATAACTACTAATTCCTAATCCTAGCCAAAATTTTTGAGCCATTGAATTGAATTGATTTTTAACCATCTTTATTGTTCCTACTTGATTAGTTTTAACTTGACGCTTCTTGCAGCATAACATTAGTCACAAAAAAGGTTTCTGCCATTTTATTTCCTACCTGATTAATCCGACTTTGAATCCTATCTAAAAATTCGTGTAATCCAATCTCAATAATATCATCAATGGTCGTATATCCTAATTCTCCACACAATCTTCCGAGGGAGCGTTCTGCTTGGTTACTCCAGGTTCCTAGGGGGGTTCCCGTGATTTGATGGAGCGATCGCTGGACTTGATGTAAACAAAAATGAATGGAGCGGGGAAATTGTTGGTTTAAAATCAAAAATTCAGCGACGTTACTTGGGGTAA is part of the Rippkaea orientalis PCC 8801 genome and harbors:
- a CDS encoding PAS domain S-box protein — its product is MVNQLAVPELIGLSLGSLLIGIIAYLIKDKIDGKKDSVSSIRSLETSEKSLETSEKSLKNCQKEWQQAPWKLKPEMTLNTNVKKQLKQEQQMRRMNIQPSHQELKRVNPHFQNIFNQAKVAIALVNLQGKFVQVNQAFCDLIGYTSQELIKLQLSKITHPEERLSDSQWLNQLLKNSCEAFSREKRYVKKDGSIIWGQVTVSVMKDQAKKPQYFIVIINAISDRQETERHRDRFFVMSLDLLCIAGFDGYFKTLNPVFERILGYSSRELLAQPFIEFIHPDDRSTSLAELANLRQGKETIHFENRYRCRDGSYRWLSWTSAPYMEEKLIYAVARDITEEKKIEIALKDSEERFRQIVTTISDGLIVVNLEGNIRFVNLAAQELFVRSETELLEHPFGLPIVVDKITEICIQPSRNTLIVAEMRSAEITWEGEKGYLISLRNITDSYQANQKLAESEEKYRKIVETTNEGIWISDHHNKITFVNHQMSEILGYTVDKMMGMSLLTFIDAAQLSLVEKSGQKTEQSLPGTHDLKLRRQDGSELWAIVSTNALFNPEGDYMGTLGLITDITKRKRTEQALYDSEKRLEGILNSLQDVIWSADPKTRQSLYLNPAIQLVYGRPMEDFFRDPHLWLCMVHPEDQELVSHHLKLLEDKGSTEVHYRIIRPDGETRWLHSRSRLVYDEQGKSLRIDGINSDITERKQAEEQLQYNATHDTLTQLPNRLLFMDRLEHALERRRRYSDPLFAVLFLDLDEFKVINDSLGHALGDELLREIARRLQKSLRADDTLARLGGDEFTILLEEIHDVKDAIKIAERIHKDLTRPFNLEGQEIFTNTSIGIALSNGEYEAASEILRDADTAMYRAKAGGKACYAIFDQQMHASAVSRLQLETDLRRAIERQEFLVYYQPIISLQHDTLTGFEALIRWQHPQQGLVPPARFIPIAEETGLIVPIGEWILEQAAQQLKIWQTQYRNYESLKMSVNLSSKQLRDASLLGTIDRILSKTEIDNNALKVEITESILMENVQVAADVLIALRERNIEICLDDFGTGYSSLSYLHRFPVNTLKIDRSFVMRMRPNDENSEIVRAIVSLAHILGMEIIAEGIETELQLAQLKWIGCEQGQGYFFAKPLATSEVEALLKNPHYWANL
- a CDS encoding transglutaminase family protein, with product MNYQIHHKTIYRYNQPVFLKPHTLRLRPRCDSQQQLLNFSLTLDPQPIGISQIIDLDGNNVVKVWFTEATEQLSITIEAEVKTALTNPFNYLLEPWATKLPIDYPSSILNQLQPYFKPYSLALPTPIIEFAHDILDETQGNPLNFLLTLNQRLYQTFEYIVRETGDPWQPIMTWKQKKASCRDLTVLFMDICRVVGLGTRFVSGYQEGDRDQEQRDLHAWVEVYLPGGGWRGYDPTYGLAAGEGHIVLAASPMPQKTAPVSGHIAPVDTFSRDVVQSIIEVNLLLERSGNNNKLTV
- a CDS encoding DUF3386 domain-containing protein, whose translation is MIETMEAKDLFRAAYENRYTWNQNFPGYKADITYNRGDQVFTGEVQVNQDLSAEVFNIDDPDVKKEIHGQLWEIAIHRIRRSFEDTHGQNTFRYGKTDETGAIEILLGGKSEGDSYKLRNNEVCHVHRHIHGVVVTIDTFSSHDTGEGYLSHRYDSIYHDPKTGEVKAPRSYFEDNYEKVGDYYILTSRVIETEDHGQKITKQFGFSNIQLLVPVGVS
- a CDS encoding sulfite exporter TauE/SafE family protein, yielding MKIGKRNIWAFAWGALVGVLGGLIGLGGAEFRLPVLVSFFNYRTLQAIIINLIVSLVTVTFSFVFRSGVVGMENVVANWAVIINILAGSLIGSYVGVHYATRINERALNRVVVVFLIFLSVVLIGHNLIFSLGSFQLPSLLRISFGFLAGMIIGIFSSMLGVAGGELIIPTIILLFAVDIKLAGSLSLAISIPTIVMGLFKYRSKQRLKEVKPEQEFIGSMAFGSILGAFIGSNLLRYVSSSLLYLILGTILLLSALKLAKHKPTKN
- a CDS encoding SIMPL domain-containing protein; this encodes MVKNQFNSMAQKFWLGLGISSYLSLMAIAPAIAQEKMIKTLTVTGQGIERIPTTLTQVQLGVEIQGKTAAEVQQEVANRTAAVVNFLRSRNVERLETTGLQLQPNYQYNNNQRTLLGYIGINTVSFRLPTEQVGALLDEAVKKGATRIDGVSFTATETAISAAQKEALRQATQDAQQQAEAVFNALNLKAQDIISIQVNGANTPPPQPLQASFKAASMADVSTPVIGGEQTVTASVTLQISY